One Anolis carolinensis isolate JA03-04 chromosome 4, rAnoCar3.1.pri, whole genome shotgun sequence DNA window includes the following coding sequences:
- the ago2 gene encoding protein argonaute-2 isoform X2, which translates to MYSAGGSSPVAGAAGPVLATPPPLPPPIQAYAFKPPPRPDFGTSGRTIKLQANFFEMDIPKIDIYHYELDIKPEKCPRRVNREIVEHMVQHFKAQIFGDRKPVFDGRKNLYTAMPLPIGRDKVELEVTLPGEGKDRIFKVAIKWMSGVSLQALHDALSGRLPSVPFETIQALDVVMRHLPSMRYTPVGRSFFTASEGCSNPLGGGREVWFGFHQSVRPSLWKMMLNIDVSATAFYKAQPVIEFVCEVLDFKSIEEQQKPLTDSQRVKFTKEIKGLKVEITHCGQMKRKYRVCNVTRRPASHQTFPLQQESGQTVECTVAQYFKDRHKLVLRYPHLPCLQVGQEQKHTYLPLEVCNIVAGQRCIKKLTDNQTSTMIRATARSAPDRQEEISKLMRSASFNTDPFVREFGIMVKDEMTDVTGRVLQPPSILYGGRNKAIATPVQGVWDMRNKQFHTGIEIKVWAIACFAPQRQCTEVHLKSFTEQLRKISRDAGMPIQGQPCFCKYAQGADSVEPMFRHLKNTYAGLQLVVVILPGKTPVYAEVKRVGDTVLGMATQCVQMKNVQRTTPQTLSNLCLKINVKLGGVNNILLPQGRPPVFQQPVIFLGADVTHPPAGDGKKPSIAAVVGSMDAHPNRYCATVRVQQHRQEIIQDLAAMVRELLIQFYKSTRFKPTRIIFYRDGVSEGQFQQVLHHELLAIREACIKLEKDYQPGITFIVVQKRHHTRLFCTDKNERVGKSGNIPAGTTVDTKITHPSEFDFYLCSHAGIQGTSRPSHYHVLWDDNRFSSDELQILTYQLCHTYVRCTRSVSIPAPAYYAHLVAFRARYHLVDKEHDSAEGSHTSGQSNGRDHQALAKAVQVHQDTLRTMYFA; encoded by the exons TCCTTGCAACACCTCCACCTCTGCCACCTCCAATACAGGCATATGCATTCAAGCCGCCTCCTCGACCTGACTTTGGGACTTCAGGGAGAACAATCAAACTACAAGCCAACTTTTTTGAAATGGACATTCCCAAAATTGACATATATCATTACGAATTGGATATAAAGCCAGAGAAGTGCCCTAGAAGAGTTAACAG AGAAATAGTTGAACACATGGTACAGCACTTTAAAGCACAGATATTTGGGGATCGCAAGCCAGTATTTGATGGAAGAAAAAACCTCTACACAGCTATGCCGCTTCCAATAGGGAGAGATAAA GTGGAATTGGAGGTGACGTTGCCAGGAGAAGGGAAGGACAGGATATTCAAGGTGGCGATAAAGTGGATGTCGGGCGTCAGTCTGCAGGCCTTACACGACGCTCTCTCCGGCCGTCTTCCAAGCGTCCCTTTTGAAACGATACAGGCGCTGGATGTGGTCATGAGGCACCTGCCTTCCATGAG GTACACTCCTGTGGGCCGGTCCTTTTTCACTGCATCCGAAGGCTGCTCCAATCCCTTGGGAGGGGGCAGAGAAGTTTGGTTTGGATTTCATCAGTCAGTTAGGCCTTCACTGTGGAAAATGATGCTGAACATTGATG TATCGGCAACAGCTTTTTACAAGGCACAGCCagtaattgaatttgtatgtgaaGTTCTGGATTTCAAAAGCATTGAAGAACAACAGAAACCTCTGACGGATTCCCAAAGGGTTAAGTTTACCAAAGAAATTAAAG GTCTGAAAGTGGAAATCACTCACTGCGGGCAAATGAAGAGAAAATACCGAGTATGCAATGTTACCAGACGACCAGCAAGTCACCAAAC ATTCCCACTTCAGCAAGAGAGTGGACAGACTGTTGAATGCACTGTAGCTCAATATTTTAAGGATAGGCACAAGTTGGTTTTACGCTACCCTCATCTTCCATGTTTACAAGTTGGACAGGAGCAGAAACACACATACCTTCCCCTAGAG GTCTGTAACATTGTGGCAGGGCAGAGGTGTATAAAGAAGCTGACAGACAATCAAACTTCCACTATGATAAGGGCAACTGCTAGATCAGCGCCGGACCGTCAGGAAGAGATTAGCAAACTG ATGCGAAGTGCAAGTTTTAATACTGACCCTTTTGTCCGGGAATTTGGCATTATGGTGAAAGATGAAATGACGGACGTGACTGGTCGGGTGCTGCAGCCTCCTTCAATTCTCTATGGAGGCAGG AACAAAGCAATTGCCACACCAGTTCAAGGAGTTTGGGATATGAGGAACAAACAGTTTCACACTGGCATTGAAATAAAAGTCTGGGCAATCGCTTGCTTTGCTCCTCAGCGACAGTGCACTGAAGTCCACCTTAA GTCCTTCACAGAACAGCTGAGAAAAATATCCAGAGATGCAGGAATGCCCATTCAGGGCCAACCCTGTTTCTGTAAATATGCCCAGGGAGCTGATAGTGTGGAGCCCATGTTCCGGCATCTAAAGAACACCTATGCTGGGTTGCAGCTTGTGGTAGTCATTTTACCCGGAAAAACGCCGGTTTATG CGGAGGTGAAGCGTGTTGGGGACACTGTGCTGGGCATGGCTACGCAGTGCGTGCAGATGAAAAATGTGCAACGGACAACGCCACAAACCCTGTCCAATCTGtgcttaaaaatcaatgtcaaatTGGGAGGCGTAAATAACATTTTACTGCCTCAGGGAAG ACCTCCAGTCTTCCAGCAGCCTGTAATTTTCCTGGGTGCAGATGTCACTCATCCACCAGCTGGAGATGGGAAAAAGCCATCTATCGCTGCT GTTGTAGGCAGCATGGATGCCCACCCGAACCGATACTGTGCCACTGTGAGGGTCCAGCAGCATCGCCAAGAGATCATCCAGGATCTGGCTGCCATGGTCAGGGAGCTGCTGATCCAGTTCTACAAGTCAACGCGGTTCAAACCCACCCGGATCATTTTCTACAGAGACGGGGTTTCCGAGGGGCAGTTTCAACAG GTTCTCCATCACGAATTGTTGGCTATCAGAGAAGCGTGTATTAAGCTAGAAAAAGACTACCAGCCTGGAATTACATTTATTGTCGTGCAGAAGAGGCATCATACCAGGCTGTTTTGTACAGACAAAAATGAACGG GTTGGGAAAAGTGGCAACATTCCAGCAGGTACAACAGTGGACACAAAAATCACCCACCCGTCGGAGTTTGACTTCTATTTGTGTAGTCATGCTGGTATTCAG GGAACAAGCAGACCATCTCATTACCACGTTCTCTGGGATGACAATCGTTTCTCTTCGGATGAGCTCCAGATCCTCACCTACCAACTGTGTCACACGTACGTTCGCTGCACCCGCTCTGTTTCCATCCCTGCACCAGCATACTATGCACACCTGGTGGCCTTCAGAGCCAGGTATCATCTGGTGGATAAAGAACATGACAG TGCTGAGGGGAGTCATACCTCTGGCCAGAGCAACGGCAGAGATCATCAAGCACTTGCAAAAGCTGTTCAGGTTCATCAGGATACATTACGCACCATGTACTTTGCCTGA
- the ago2 gene encoding protein argonaute-2 isoform X1, with protein sequence MYSAGGSSPVAGAAGPVLATPPPLPPPIQAYAFKPPPRPDFGTSGRTIKLQANFFEMDIPKIDIYHYELDIKPEKCPRRVNREIVEHMVQHFKAQIFGDRKPVFDGRKNLYTAMPLPIGRDKQVELEVTLPGEGKDRIFKVAIKWMSGVSLQALHDALSGRLPSVPFETIQALDVVMRHLPSMRYTPVGRSFFTASEGCSNPLGGGREVWFGFHQSVRPSLWKMMLNIDVSATAFYKAQPVIEFVCEVLDFKSIEEQQKPLTDSQRVKFTKEIKGLKVEITHCGQMKRKYRVCNVTRRPASHQTFPLQQESGQTVECTVAQYFKDRHKLVLRYPHLPCLQVGQEQKHTYLPLEVCNIVAGQRCIKKLTDNQTSTMIRATARSAPDRQEEISKLMRSASFNTDPFVREFGIMVKDEMTDVTGRVLQPPSILYGGRNKAIATPVQGVWDMRNKQFHTGIEIKVWAIACFAPQRQCTEVHLKSFTEQLRKISRDAGMPIQGQPCFCKYAQGADSVEPMFRHLKNTYAGLQLVVVILPGKTPVYAEVKRVGDTVLGMATQCVQMKNVQRTTPQTLSNLCLKINVKLGGVNNILLPQGRPPVFQQPVIFLGADVTHPPAGDGKKPSIAAVVGSMDAHPNRYCATVRVQQHRQEIIQDLAAMVRELLIQFYKSTRFKPTRIIFYRDGVSEGQFQQVLHHELLAIREACIKLEKDYQPGITFIVVQKRHHTRLFCTDKNERVGKSGNIPAGTTVDTKITHPSEFDFYLCSHAGIQGTSRPSHYHVLWDDNRFSSDELQILTYQLCHTYVRCTRSVSIPAPAYYAHLVAFRARYHLVDKEHDSAEGSHTSGQSNGRDHQALAKAVQVHQDTLRTMYFA encoded by the exons TCCTTGCAACACCTCCACCTCTGCCACCTCCAATACAGGCATATGCATTCAAGCCGCCTCCTCGACCTGACTTTGGGACTTCAGGGAGAACAATCAAACTACAAGCCAACTTTTTTGAAATGGACATTCCCAAAATTGACATATATCATTACGAATTGGATATAAAGCCAGAGAAGTGCCCTAGAAGAGTTAACAG AGAAATAGTTGAACACATGGTACAGCACTTTAAAGCACAGATATTTGGGGATCGCAAGCCAGTATTTGATGGAAGAAAAAACCTCTACACAGCTATGCCGCTTCCAATAGGGAGAGATAAA CAGGTGGAATTGGAGGTGACGTTGCCAGGAGAAGGGAAGGACAGGATATTCAAGGTGGCGATAAAGTGGATGTCGGGCGTCAGTCTGCAGGCCTTACACGACGCTCTCTCCGGCCGTCTTCCAAGCGTCCCTTTTGAAACGATACAGGCGCTGGATGTGGTCATGAGGCACCTGCCTTCCATGAG GTACACTCCTGTGGGCCGGTCCTTTTTCACTGCATCCGAAGGCTGCTCCAATCCCTTGGGAGGGGGCAGAGAAGTTTGGTTTGGATTTCATCAGTCAGTTAGGCCTTCACTGTGGAAAATGATGCTGAACATTGATG TATCGGCAACAGCTTTTTACAAGGCACAGCCagtaattgaatttgtatgtgaaGTTCTGGATTTCAAAAGCATTGAAGAACAACAGAAACCTCTGACGGATTCCCAAAGGGTTAAGTTTACCAAAGAAATTAAAG GTCTGAAAGTGGAAATCACTCACTGCGGGCAAATGAAGAGAAAATACCGAGTATGCAATGTTACCAGACGACCAGCAAGTCACCAAAC ATTCCCACTTCAGCAAGAGAGTGGACAGACTGTTGAATGCACTGTAGCTCAATATTTTAAGGATAGGCACAAGTTGGTTTTACGCTACCCTCATCTTCCATGTTTACAAGTTGGACAGGAGCAGAAACACACATACCTTCCCCTAGAG GTCTGTAACATTGTGGCAGGGCAGAGGTGTATAAAGAAGCTGACAGACAATCAAACTTCCACTATGATAAGGGCAACTGCTAGATCAGCGCCGGACCGTCAGGAAGAGATTAGCAAACTG ATGCGAAGTGCAAGTTTTAATACTGACCCTTTTGTCCGGGAATTTGGCATTATGGTGAAAGATGAAATGACGGACGTGACTGGTCGGGTGCTGCAGCCTCCTTCAATTCTCTATGGAGGCAGG AACAAAGCAATTGCCACACCAGTTCAAGGAGTTTGGGATATGAGGAACAAACAGTTTCACACTGGCATTGAAATAAAAGTCTGGGCAATCGCTTGCTTTGCTCCTCAGCGACAGTGCACTGAAGTCCACCTTAA GTCCTTCACAGAACAGCTGAGAAAAATATCCAGAGATGCAGGAATGCCCATTCAGGGCCAACCCTGTTTCTGTAAATATGCCCAGGGAGCTGATAGTGTGGAGCCCATGTTCCGGCATCTAAAGAACACCTATGCTGGGTTGCAGCTTGTGGTAGTCATTTTACCCGGAAAAACGCCGGTTTATG CGGAGGTGAAGCGTGTTGGGGACACTGTGCTGGGCATGGCTACGCAGTGCGTGCAGATGAAAAATGTGCAACGGACAACGCCACAAACCCTGTCCAATCTGtgcttaaaaatcaatgtcaaatTGGGAGGCGTAAATAACATTTTACTGCCTCAGGGAAG ACCTCCAGTCTTCCAGCAGCCTGTAATTTTCCTGGGTGCAGATGTCACTCATCCACCAGCTGGAGATGGGAAAAAGCCATCTATCGCTGCT GTTGTAGGCAGCATGGATGCCCACCCGAACCGATACTGTGCCACTGTGAGGGTCCAGCAGCATCGCCAAGAGATCATCCAGGATCTGGCTGCCATGGTCAGGGAGCTGCTGATCCAGTTCTACAAGTCAACGCGGTTCAAACCCACCCGGATCATTTTCTACAGAGACGGGGTTTCCGAGGGGCAGTTTCAACAG GTTCTCCATCACGAATTGTTGGCTATCAGAGAAGCGTGTATTAAGCTAGAAAAAGACTACCAGCCTGGAATTACATTTATTGTCGTGCAGAAGAGGCATCATACCAGGCTGTTTTGTACAGACAAAAATGAACGG GTTGGGAAAAGTGGCAACATTCCAGCAGGTACAACAGTGGACACAAAAATCACCCACCCGTCGGAGTTTGACTTCTATTTGTGTAGTCATGCTGGTATTCAG GGAACAAGCAGACCATCTCATTACCACGTTCTCTGGGATGACAATCGTTTCTCTTCGGATGAGCTCCAGATCCTCACCTACCAACTGTGTCACACGTACGTTCGCTGCACCCGCTCTGTTTCCATCCCTGCACCAGCATACTATGCACACCTGGTGGCCTTCAGAGCCAGGTATCATCTGGTGGATAAAGAACATGACAG TGCTGAGGGGAGTCATACCTCTGGCCAGAGCAACGGCAGAGATCATCAAGCACTTGCAAAAGCTGTTCAGGTTCATCAGGATACATTACGCACCATGTACTTTGCCTGA